One region of Quercus lobata isolate SW786 chromosome 2, ValleyOak3.0 Primary Assembly, whole genome shotgun sequence genomic DNA includes:
- the LOC115975898 gene encoding uncharacterized protein LOC115975898, with amino-acid sequence MGLLSNKIEREILKPGDHIYSWRHAYIYAHHGIYVGEENVIHFTRGGGQEIGIGNFLDRIIVSSSPSRPSDNPCPRCGDQSRLDGVISSCMDCFLSGGELYIFEYSVSPALFIAKARGGTCTLASSDSPEEVIHRASYLLQNGFGCYDIFRNNCEDFAIYCKTGLLVYTAISVGRSGQATSILAAASAILSSPLRFLTTSFGGLAAVGYGMYCFSRLVSDMGVRRDVKKVPVEILVCRTVSDESEAVTEMAKAD; translated from the exons ATGGGATTGCTTTCGAATAAGATCGAGAGGGAGATTCTTAAACCTGGGGATCATATCTACTCTTGGAGACACGCCTATATCTATGCCCACCACG GGATATATGTTGGTGAGGAAAATGTTATCCATTTTACTCGGGGAGGAGGCCAGGAAATTGGAATAGGAAATTTTTTAGACCGCATCATTGTGAGCTCATCACCTTCTCGTCCTTCAGATAATCCATGCCCAAGATGTGGTGATCAATCAAGGCTTGATGGAGTCATCTCTTCCTGTATGGATTGTTTCCTTTCCGGAGGAGAACTCTACATCTTTGAGTATAGTGTCTCCCCAGCTCTCTTTATTGCCAAAGCTCGTGGAGGTACCTGCACTCTTGCTTCTTCTGACTCACCTGAAGAAGTTATTCACCGTGCTTCTTATCTCCTCCAGAATGGTTTTGGTTGCTATGATATTTTCAGGAACAACTGTGAAGACTTTGCAATATACTGCAAAACAGGCCTGCTTGTGTATACTGCCATTAGTGTGGGCCGGAGTGGGCAGGCAACATCCATTCTTGCTGCTGCTAGTGCTATCCTTTCTTCGCCACTTCGATTTCTGACTACCAGTTTTGGTGGTCTGGCAGCTGTAGGTTATGGCATGTATTGTTTCAGCCGTTTGGTTTCTGATATGGGAGTACGGCGTGATGTCAAAAAAGTTCCAGTGGAGATACTTGTTTGCCGCACTGTCTCAGATGAGTCAGAGGCTGTAACTGAGATGGCCAAGGCAGACTAG